A stretch of the Acyrthosiphon pisum isolate AL4f chromosome A2, pea_aphid_22Mar2018_4r6ur, whole genome shotgun sequence genome encodes the following:
- the LOC103310418 gene encoding histone H3.3 has product MARTKQTARKSTGGKAPRKQLATKAARKSAPSTGGVKKPHRYRPGTVALREIRRYQKSTELLIRKLPFQRLVREIAQDFKTDLRFQSAAIGALQEASEAYLVGLFEDTNLCAIHAKRVTIMPKDIQLARRIRGERA; this is encoded by the exons ATGGCTCGTACTAAGCAGACCGCTCGTAAATCCACCGGAGGAAAGGCTCCCCGTAAACAGTTGGCCACCAAAGCTGCCCGGAAAAGTGCACCATCCACTGGTGGTGTGAAGAAACCTCATCGTTATCGTCCCGGAACCGTGGCTCTTCGTGAGATCCGTCGTTACCAAAAGTCCACCGAGTTGCTGATCCGCAAGTTACCATTCCAACGTTTGGTCAGAGAAATTGCCCAGGATTTCAAGACTGACTTGCGTTTCCAGAGTGCAGCTATCGGAGCTTTGCAG gAGGCCAGTGAAGCATACTTGGTTGGTTTGTTTGAAGACACCAATTTATGCGCTATCCACGCCAAACGTGTCACCATTATGCCTAAAGACATTCAGTTGGCTAGACGTATCCGTGGTGAAAGAGCCTAA
- the LOC115032991 gene encoding uncharacterized protein LOC115032991, producing MYKCDTCNRDFTLRKNLNRHMKNMHNTTLASTSNSSITTTKEAKHKCPKCQLPFVERSSLRRHERVKHKMNITASLRTKKSIKCMTFEPSNLEDYPLLKKLVPVDYVYKVSSIQYLENDGLRSTFEIADCAEDIFFGWLSELEQKSKVTYRVKSFTKSPSQKIIFNKVYRCIHNTYPNKYKKAHPKHTGCMATLTVRIKKCSEALSVKNTMADNNVILIPLKAIVTLYHNHNHMLVETMKVCFTKKEKLGKIQEIQCNETSMEIYTKENQLNITHFDKFNGTRQIDDDEINEPIENDNFEYPEEYDKYILVENIDTPNVLCDNNENELNQLMSDYDTVNKRILKQFESNPSYFKSAIKHYTLAMKDSLTSKESLLNALHSFGEQFKEKHK from the exons ATGTACAAATGTGATACGTGTAACAGAGATTTTACTctcagaaaaaatttaaatagacaCATGAAGAATATGCATAACACAACTTTAGCTTCTACTTCAAATAGCAGCATCACCACCACTAAGGAAGCCAAACACAAATGTCCTAAGTGTCAATTACCATTTGTTGAAAGAAGTTCACTTAGACGACATGAAAGAGTAAAACACAAAATGAACATCACGGCCTCTTTAAGGACCAAAAA atctaTTAAATGCATGACATTTGAGCCCAGCAATTTAGAAGATTATCCATTGTTaaag aaattagtaCCTGTAGATTATGTTTACAAAGTGAGTAGCAtacaatatttggaaaatgaCGGATTGAGATCAACATTTGAAATTGCTGATTGCGCTGaggatatattttttggttggtTATCAGAATTGGAACAAAAATCTAAGGTTACCTACAGAGTTAAATCATTCACTAAGTCACCGAgccaaaaaatcatatttaat AAAGTGTATAGATGCATTCATAATACATATCccaataagtataaaaaagcTCATCCAAAACACACAGGATGTATGGCCACATTAActgtaagaataaaaaaatgtagtgaAGCTTT gtctgttaaaaatacaatggctgataataatgtcatattgATTCCTCTTAAAGCAATTGTGACACTCtatcataatcataatcatatgcTTGTAGAAACAATGAAAGTATGTTTCACTAAAAAAGAGAAACTTGGAAAAATACAGGAAATACAATGTAATGAAACTTCTATGGAGAtctatacaaaagaaaaccaattaaatataacacattttgaCAAGTTTAACGGTACACGGCAAATTGATGATGATGAAATTAATGAGCCaattgaaaatgataattttgaatatcctgaagaatatgataaatacattttggttGAAAATATAGATACACCAAATGTATTATGTGATAATAATGAGAATGAATTAAACCAATTAATGTCTGATTATGATACAGTTAATAAAAGAATTTTGAAACAGTTTGAATCAAACCCAAGTTATTTCAAGTCAGCGATCAAACATTATACATTAGCAATGAAAGATAGTTTGACTTCTAAAGAATCTTTATTGAATGCATTGCATTCATTTGGAGaacaatttaaagaaaaacacaaatga
- the LOC100168095 gene encoding endonuclease III-like protein 1, which produces MLRSLRNKRSLTDKIDSNRVENNEQVVKKRKHLTIKSDTNEITSDSNWKPPNWEKTLDNIRKMRKDIVAPVDNMGCDQAADLNEPPEVVRYHVLISLMLSSQTKDEVNFAAMQRLKQHGLTVDNILETSDDHLGKLIYPVGFWKTKVQYIKRTTRILKDTYNGDIPNTIKDLCQLPGIGPKMAHLCMSCAWNEVTGIGVDTHVHRISNRLGWVKKATKTPENTRIALESWLPKELWREVNHMLVGFGQTICRPIGPHCDSCLNKKTCPSAVSNSTTIKKK; this is translated from the exons aTGCTTCGATCTTTGAGGAATAAACGTTCATTGACTGATAAAATTGATTCTAATAGGGTTGAAAATAATGAGCAAGTCGTCAAAAAGAGAAAACATTTGACAATAAAATCTGATACTAATGAAATAACTTCGGATTCTAATTGGAAGCCACCAAATTGGGAAAAGACATTggataatataagaaaaatgcgTAAAGATATTGTTGCACCTGTAGACAATATGGGATGTGATCAAGCTGCAGACCTAAATGAACCACCAGAA gtggTTAGATATCATGTACTAATTTCATTGATGTTATCAAGTCAAACAAAAGATGAAGTAAATTTTGCAGCTATGCAACGTTTAAAACAGCATGGCTTGactgttgataatattttggaaacgtCAGATGATCATTTAGGAAAACTCATTTATCCTGTTGGATTTTGGAag aCAAAAGTTCAGTACATCAAACGCACAACTCGTATATTAAAGGATACATATAATGGTGACATACCAAACACAATAAAAGACCTATGTCAGTTGCCTGGTATAGGACCTAAAATGGCTCATCTCTGTATGAGTTGCGCCTGGAATGAAGTTACTGGAATTG GAGTGGACACTCATGTGCACAGAATAAGTAATCGTTTGGGATGGGTAAAGAAAGCTACCAAGACACCAGAAAACACGCGTATTGCTTTAGAATCTTGGTTACCTAAAGAGCTTTGGCGTGAAGTTAATCATATGTTAGTTGGATTTGGACAGACAATATGCAGACCCATAGGTCCTCATTGTGATTcttgtttaaacaaaaaaacttgCCCTTCTGCTGTATCAAATAGCACaacaataaaaaagaaataa